A single Sulfurimonas aquatica DNA region contains:
- a CDS encoding c-type cytochrome, which produces MKYILILLTPLFLYGAGSFISPIEYASQLYKNPRGIGCQKCHGENGEGKVIATYKHKGEQKSFDGPAINKLEYRYFYKELNKRKKGMPRYFLTDKEVQALYLYLHHDERAKMKEKPIAK; this is translated from the coding sequence ATGAAATATATACTAATTTTACTTACACCACTTTTTTTATATGGAGCTGGTAGCTTTATATCACCCATAGAGTATGCTTCGCAACTGTATAAAAACCCACGCGGCATAGGATGTCAAAAGTGTCATGGTGAAAATGGTGAAGGTAAAGTAATAGCTACTTATAAACATAAAGGGGAACAAAAATCTTTTGATGGTCCTGCGATAAATAAGCTCGAATATAGATATTTTTATAAGGAACTCAATAAAAGAAAAAAGGGAATGCCTCGATACTTTTTAACAGATAAAGAGGTTCAAGCACTCTATCTCTACTTACATCATGATGAGAGAGCTAAAATGAAGGAGAAACCGATTGCTAAGTAA
- a CDS encoding HpcH/HpaI aldolase/citrate lyase family protein — translation MLSKIIQAYESRDLELLDSMAVPCFREINRTNDFRSVLMLSCNNIKHLSKIEELEADCIMLNLEDGVSKQEKPFALVLCAIFLSKMKKSSKKIVVRVNSLDESGYEEIAYLNQFMPDAIRVPKIKNQNEVRSVLALLNEDIDLHLSIETAESWHNLSTLAVNKRVTTFYLGILDLFADMGLAQSLIELQNPTIKYMLSHFLITSKSMKVKPVSFVFQEFKDLDTFGKWIELEKSMGYDSKGCISPSQVSLVNKLFVNKEKEINRAMIIVKLFEMHRDEGISGFVDEEYGFIDEPIYKGALSLLENKIKP, via the coding sequence TTGCTAAGTAAAATAATCCAAGCATATGAATCAAGAGATTTAGAATTACTTGACTCAATGGCAGTTCCCTGTTTTCGAGAGATAAACAGAACTAATGATTTCAGATCAGTCTTAATGCTCTCATGTAATAACATTAAGCATCTCTCTAAAATAGAAGAACTTGAAGCTGATTGTATTATGCTTAATCTTGAAGATGGAGTAAGTAAGCAAGAGAAACCTTTTGCTCTTGTTCTATGTGCTATTTTTCTAAGTAAAATGAAAAAAAGTTCTAAAAAAATAGTAGTGAGGGTTAACTCATTAGATGAGAGTGGATATGAAGAGATAGCTTACTTAAACCAGTTTATGCCAGACGCTATTAGGGTTCCTAAAATAAAAAATCAAAATGAAGTAAGAAGTGTTTTGGCACTACTTAACGAAGATATAGATTTGCATCTCTCTATAGAAACTGCTGAATCTTGGCATAATCTTTCTACTTTAGCGGTAAATAAAAGAGTTACAACTTTCTACTTAGGCATACTTGATCTCTTCGCAGATATGGGATTAGCTCAAAGTTTAATTGAGCTACAAAACCCAACCATAAAGTATATGCTTTCGCACTTTTTGATTACATCTAAGTCTATGAAAGTCAAGCCTGTATCTTTTGTGTTTCAGGAGTTTAAAGATTTAGATACATTTGGCAAATGGATAGAGTTGGAAAAAAGTATGGGATATGATTCAAAAGGCTGCATTTCGCCATCGCAAGTTTCTTTGGTAAATAAACTATTTGTAAATAAAGAAAAAGAGATTAATCGTGCCATGATAATAGTCAAACTTTTTGAAATGCATAGAGATGAAGGTATTTCCGGTTTTGTAGATGAAGAGTATGGTTTTATAGATGAACCCATCTATAAAGGGGCATTGTCCCTACTAGAAAATAAAATAAAACCTTAA
- the folD gene encoding bifunctional methylenetetrahydrofolate dehydrogenase/methenyltetrahydrofolate cyclohydrolase FolD: MQLLDGRTLSKKIETQVAQDVKKLKETCGCTPGLAVVLVGQDQASAAYVNMKKKACDRVGFYSITHDMPENISQEAIERTIISMNENDSIDGILIQLPLPSQIDTTKLLELVAPEKDVDGFHPYNVGRLVTNLDGFVPCTPLGVMELLKEYDIDVKGKNCVVIGASNIVGKPMASLLLNADATVEICHIFTDDLKRHTLNADVILVGVGVINLITEDMVKDDVVIIDIGVSRTKEGKLVGDVDFENVSKKSSYITPSPGGVGPMTIAMLLQNTLKAAKINAQKKNS; the protein is encoded by the coding sequence ATGCAGTTATTAGATGGCAGAACACTTTCAAAAAAAATAGAAACACAAGTTGCACAAGATGTAAAAAAGCTAAAGGAAACTTGTGGTTGCACCCCTGGTTTAGCAGTTGTTCTTGTCGGACAAGACCAAGCAAGTGCAGCATATGTAAATATGAAGAAGAAAGCTTGTGACCGTGTAGGTTTTTACTCTATAACTCATGATATGCCTGAAAATATCTCTCAAGAAGCGATAGAGAGAACTATAATTAGTATGAATGAAAATGATAGCATTGATGGAATTTTAATTCAGCTTCCTCTTCCAAGCCAGATAGATACTACAAAACTTTTAGAGCTTGTTGCCCCAGAAAAAGATGTAGATGGATTTCACCCTTACAATGTTGGCCGTCTTGTTACAAACCTTGATGGTTTTGTTCCTTGTACGCCACTTGGTGTTATGGAGCTTTTAAAAGAGTATGACATAGATGTAAAGGGTAAAAACTGCGTAGTGATTGGTGCTTCAAATATAGTTGGAAAACCTATGGCATCACTCCTTTTAAACGCTGACGCTACAGTAGAAATCTGCCATATATTTACAGATGATTTAAAACGTCACACTTTAAACGCAGACGTTATTCTCGTTGGTGTTGGCGTTATAAATCTTATCACTGAAGACATGGTTAAAGATGACGTTGTGATTATTGACATTGGCGTTAGTAGAACTAAAGAGGGAAAACTTGTTGGTGACGTTGACTTTGAAAATGTTAGTAAAAAAAGCTCATACATAACACCAAGTCCTGGAGGAGTTGGTCCAATGACCATAGCAATGCTTCTACAAAATACTCTTAAAGCAGCGAAAATAAATGCACAAAAAAAGAACAGCTAA